The genomic region CAAGGGAGCGCGATCGAACTGGCCTTCTGGTATCCCTCCTCCGGTATGCCCGAGTACGGTCTTTATCGATTTGCGACCGAGACGCAGGCGCAGTCCTTGATCGACTTTCTCGTCTCCGCCGCCTGTGCGGAGCCGCTGAGCAGGGAAGACTTACAGATTGAACCGTTCGACCTGGCCGAGCACGAACGACTCGTCGCCGAATACCCGTTGCCGTCCGCCTGGGAACAGCCGCTGTAACGGGATTCCCCCGCCCGGTCCCTTACCTGGTCTGGTTGCAGATATTCGGAGGCGAAGGGAGCTTAACTGGCGGCTCGCAGCTTGGGGGCGAGCCGATCATGATGTTCAACGCTTCGGGATTGGACGAAGGCCAGCAAGCGCTTGTTCTCCTGTGCGGCACGGAGAAACTTGAACGCAATACCCCGCTGACTGACGGATCGAACCATGGCCGCCACTTCCAGCGGCGCCTGATCCTGGTCGGTCGTGATTTCCAGATAAAAAATATCGTCTACATGAACCAGCGTGTCGCTCTTGATGATGCATCCACCGACCGAGAGATCCATCACAATGCCTTCTCCGCGAACCTTTCCTCCAGAAAATGATAAATAAAGGCGCACCGGAATCCTGAGATGCTGCCGTCGCTCGGTTTTGTGCTCGGGCATCACCACGCCGATCCTGGAAGCCATGAATCGGCAACTGCAATGCTGGCAACTGAAGGGGGACATCATCAACAGCGCTGCGACCCGCTCACCGGCGGACACCGGCTGCTCACGCAGGATTTTTTCTTGGCGGCACTGCGGACAATGGAGGAGGCGGGCCATAGCGTCGTCGAATGTGACCGGCATCCGGCTTATTGATCGGGGACTGTCTTGAGATCATCGATAATGCAACTCTCCGATCCTGTCAACAAAACAGCGCTTTTCCCTGACGACCACCAAGCGAGCCGACGCCGCCGGTGGCTTAATGAAACTCTGCGTGGGGGTCGGCCGGCGCATCGGTGAGAGGGCCGGGTTCGGCGATGGTCGATCGGAGGAATTCCCGATTGAACGTGGCGATGAAATGCACGCTGATCGATTTCGGACAGACGGCCTCGCACTCATATTGGTTGCCGCAGGAACCAAATCCCTCCCGATCCATGGCCTTCATCATCGCATCGGCTCGTCTGGCCCGCTCCGGTCCGCCCTGGGGTATATGAGCCAGGTGGGATACTTTCGCCGCCACGAACAACATGGCCGACGCATTCCGACACGCCGCCACGCAGGCGCCGCAGCCGATGCAGGAGGCCGCATCCATCGCCGTTTCCGCCCGATCCTTGCCGATGAGAAAGGTATTGCCGTCGACGGCGCCTCCCGTGTTCGAAGAAATATAGCCGCCCGCCTGCATGATGCGATCCAATGCCCGGCGGTCCACAACGAGATCCCGGATCACGGGAAAGGCTCTGGCACGCCAGGGTTCGATGGTGATGACCGTCTCATCAATAAACCGCCGCATATAGAGTTGACAGGTGGCGACTCCTCGGTCGGGGCCATGAGGAATACCGTTGATGACCAGCGAGCAGGCCCCGCAGATGCCTTCGCGGCAGTCGGATTCGAAGGCGATCGGCTCTTCGCCCTTCAGAATGAGCCGTTGATTGACGACGTCCAGCATTTCGAGGAAGGACATCGCGGGACTGATATCGTCGGCGGGATAGCTCACGAACGCGCCTTGGCCGTCCGGACCCCGTTGCCGCCACACGCTCAACGTGAAGTGCATATATCCCCGCGATTTGTTTCAGGCTCGTCTATTGATAATTCCGCATCGCCGGTTTGACAAATTCAAAGACCAGCGGTTCCTTGTGCAGGATCGGCGTTCCATCGGGCTGATATTCCCACGCGGCGACATAGGCGAACCGTTCGTCGTCACGAATCGGCTCGCCGTCCGGGGTTTGGTGCTCCTCACGGAAATGCGCCCCACATGATTCTTCGCGATGCAGCGCGTCATGGCACAGCAATTCCGCAAATTCCAGGAAGTCCGCCACCCTCCCGGCATACTCCAGTTGCTGATTGAACGTCTCCCCTGAGCCGGGAATAGCCACTTGGCGCCAGAAATCGTGCCGCAGCGGCGGAATGGTCTGCAGCGCGTGATGGAGCCCGGCGCGGCGGCGCGCCATGCCGCACGCATTCCACATGATATGGCCGAGTGCGCGATGAAACGAGGCGGCCGTGCGCGTTCCGTTGCCCTGGAGCAACTTTGTCGAGCGAATGGTTACCCGCTCCACCGCCGCGCGCGCGTCGGGATGATCACGCGTGATCGGCGCGCTCTTGGTCGTGGCCAGATAATGTCCGATCGTATACGGCAGGATGAAGTACCCGTCGGCCAATCCCTGCATCAACGAGCTGGCTCCCAGTCGATTGGCTCCATGGTCGGCGAAATTGGCCTCGCCGACGACGAAAAGGCCTGGAATGGTGCTCATGAGATTGTAGTCGACCCAGAGGCCACCCATTGTATAGTGCGGTGCCGGATAGATCCGCATCGGAGCTTTATAGGCATCTTCTCCCGTGATGCGCTGATACATCTCAAACAGATTGCCGTAGCGTTCCCGAACCAGCCCCAGCCCTTCCCGCTCAATCACCTCGGCAAAATCGAGATAGACGCCATGGCCGCCCGGTCCGACTCCGCATCCCTCGTCGCATACGGTTTTCACGGCACGTGACGCCACGTCTCGCGGCACGAGGTTGCCAAACCGCGGGTATCGCCGTTCAAGAAAATAATCCCGCTCGGACTCGAGAATCTGCTCAGGCGCCCGTGAATCCCCAGCCCGTTTGGGCACCCACATTCTTCCATCATTGCGAAGCGATTCGGACATGAGGGTCAGTTTGGCCTGATGCTCCTCACTCGGCGGAATGGCGGTCGGATGGATCTGGGTGAAACAGGGATTGGCAAATGCGGCGCCTTCTTTCCAGGCCCGATAGGTCGCGGTCACATTGGAGCCGGTCGCATTCGTCGAGAGATAGAAGATATTGCTGTACCCTCCTGTCGCGAGGACCACGGCCTGCGCCACATGCACGTCGAGCCGTCCGGAAATCAGATCGCGGACCACGATCCCACGGGCATGACCGTCGACGACGATCAAATCGAGCATTTCAGTCCGCGGATGCATGACGACCTGGCCCCGTTCGATTTGCCAGCAGAGCGCCGAATAGGCGCCCAGCAGCAATTGCTGACCTGTTTGTCCCCGGCAATAGAACGTGCGCGAGACTTGCACGCCCCCAAATGAGCGGTTCGCCAACTGTCCCCCGTACTCGCGGGCGAAGGGGACGCCCAGTGCGACGCATTGATCGATGATCTGCGTGCTGACCTGAGCCAATCGATAGACGTTCGCTTCGCGGGAGCGGAAATCCCCTCCCTTGACGGTGTCATAGAACAGGCGGGCGATGCTGTCGCCGTCGTCCTGGTAATTCTTGGCCGCATTGATGCCGCCTTGGGCAGCGATGCTGTGAGCGCGGCGCGGACTGTCATGAAAACAGAAGCAGTCGACGTGATAACCGAGCTGTCCCAAGGTGGAAGCGGCGCTGGCTCCCGCCAGCCCTGTTCCGACGACGATGATCTTGATGGCCTGTTTGTTGTTGGGGCTGACGAGTTTCTCGGTAAACCGGTGCCGATCCCATTTGGTTTCCAAGGGACCCGACGGCACTTTTGAATCGAGGCGGACCATCAACGCAGAACTCCAAGAGCAATCGCCAAAACGATCGCCGAATTGCCCAGCGCGACCGTGCCGGCCACGAACGGACCGGCGGCTCTGAAGACCCGATTGAGGACCGGATGCTCCAATCCCAGGGTCTGCAGGCTGCTGGAGACACC from Nitrospira japonica harbors:
- a CDS encoding PilZ domain-containing protein, which translates into the protein MMSPFSCQHCSCRFMASRIGVVMPEHKTERRQHLRIPVRLYLSFSGGKVRGEGIVMDLSVGGCIIKSDTLVHVDDIFYLEITTDQDQAPLEVAAMVRSVSQRGIAFKFLRAAQENKRLLAFVQSRSVEHHDRLAPKLRAAS
- a CDS encoding fumarate reductase/succinate dehydrogenase flavoprotein subunit encodes the protein MVRLDSKVPSGPLETKWDRHRFTEKLVSPNNKQAIKIIVVGTGLAGASAASTLGQLGYHVDCFCFHDSPRRAHSIAAQGGINAAKNYQDDGDSIARLFYDTVKGGDFRSREANVYRLAQVSTQIIDQCVALGVPFAREYGGQLANRSFGGVQVSRTFYCRGQTGQQLLLGAYSALCWQIERGQVVMHPRTEMLDLIVVDGHARGIVVRDLISGRLDVHVAQAVVLATGGYSNIFYLSTNATGSNVTATYRAWKEGAAFANPCFTQIHPTAIPPSEEHQAKLTLMSESLRNDGRMWVPKRAGDSRAPEQILESERDYFLERRYPRFGNLVPRDVASRAVKTVCDEGCGVGPGGHGVYLDFAEVIEREGLGLVRERYGNLFEMYQRITGEDAYKAPMRIYPAPHYTMGGLWVDYNLMSTIPGLFVVGEANFADHGANRLGASSLMQGLADGYFILPYTIGHYLATTKSAPITRDHPDARAAVERVTIRSTKLLQGNGTRTAASFHRALGHIMWNACGMARRRAGLHHALQTIPPLRHDFWRQVAIPGSGETFNQQLEYAGRVADFLEFAELLCHDALHREESCGAHFREEHQTPDGEPIRDDERFAYVAAWEYQPDGTPILHKEPLVFEFVKPAMRNYQ
- a CDS encoding succinate dehydrogenase/fumarate reductase iron-sulfur subunit, which encodes MHFTLSVWRQRGPDGQGAFVSYPADDISPAMSFLEMLDVVNQRLILKGEEPIAFESDCREGICGACSLVINGIPHGPDRGVATCQLYMRRFIDETVITIEPWRARAFPVIRDLVVDRRALDRIMQAGGYISSNTGGAVDGNTFLIGKDRAETAMDAASCIGCGACVAACRNASAMLFVAAKVSHLAHIPQGGPERARRADAMMKAMDREGFGSCGNQYECEAVCPKSISVHFIATFNREFLRSTIAEPGPLTDAPADPHAEFH